A region of the Mycoavidus sp. HKI genome:
CTTTAAATTCTCACGTAAAAAATAACCTTGATCCGGCGCAACGAATAAAGTGTCAGCATGATCAAGCCGGCGCACTTGTACGAAACTCGCTAGCTGCTGCATCACGCCGGCCTTAAAACGCTGCCAGCCAATTTGCCACAGGGGCGGCTTGCGCTCAGTCGGACTCTCGCTATTCGCTGTTGGCACGGCTAACGGCACGGCCGCCTCGCCCGCCAGCGGCAACGTATCAACCAGCGCCAAGACCGCATCCAGTTTGAGCGCAAGTCCCATCAGGTCAATATGCGGCGTTGCTTTTAACGCTTCCAGGTCCCGCCCAAGCGCTTTACGCACCGCCAACGCTCGCGGTGAAGTGCTGGCGGCCAATTGCGTATCGGCATTGTGCAGTGTCACCAAAACCCGCTGAGCATTGCCGGTCAGCTGCAACTGCTCATTGGCAAACGCTAAGGTCTGCTCGACTTCAGCTAACATCCAATCATCCCGGCTTTGCGTCAATTTTTGCGAAAGACTCTCCAAGGCCTGCTGTCGAGTTTGAGTTTCGTCCAACTTGCCCGTCAACTGCACCAATTGCATTTGCACCTGGCCTAGCGTATCAAGTGCTTGCTGGCTCTTGATACCCGCTTCAATCAACGCGCGCTCATTGGTCTGTTGGCGCTCAATAAGTTGGGTATTTTCAGATTTAAATTTTTGGTGCAAGACGTAGCCGCCAGCAAGCCCGCCGGCCACCGTCAATAACCAGATCAACCAAAGCCAAAGCATGCCAGCCGCGCGTTGCGGCTTAGTTGCCGCAGGCGCAGAAAGAAATGGCTGCGCGCCGCTGGCTGGTTTTGCTGGAACTTTCGATGAAGCTTCTTGCGTCAGATTTTTATGATCAGTCATGCTTATACGCCTATAGCGCTAACTTGTGGAAAAAAGCAAAGCACGCGCAATCGATTCATCGCCCGCGTGACATTGCGTAATCGTAACAAAACCCGCCGCATCCGCACATTCGGCAATCCGTGCGTGCGGCACAATGATCGGGGAGCGCTTCAGCGCGCTTTGCTCAGCCTCACTTAAATGGGCTTGAGCTAAGCGCTCCAAGTTACGCACCCCTTGCGAACTCGTCAACAGCCAAGCATGCGGCTCACCCGCCAGCAATGCGCGTACGCGTGTCCATTGAGCTAGCGTAGGCACAGGCAGCGCGCGGCGGTAGGCGCTGACCACCTCAATCTGAGCGCCCTCTGCACGTAAGGTATCAGCCAGCCATTCACGGCCGCTGTCGCCGCGTACAATCAGCACGCTACGCCCGTTTAATGAGGCCAAGCCAAGCGTTTGATCGAGGGCTGCTGCCAGCGCCTCAGAGTCATATCGCACCGCTTGGTCTGCGCTCCGCTGAGCCGGTGCAATGACGCGCTGTAATGGCGCGGCAATGCCGTACTGCTTAAGCGCGCGGACACTGCCTGGCCCGACCACAGCGATGGGCACCATCGCTGGCCATTGTAGCGGCAAATGAGCCGAGGCAAATTCAATCGCCGCCGGCGACACAAAAATAACCAGTGCATATTGCTCCAGCACAGCAAATGCCTTAGCCAACAGCGTATGGTCATTCGTTGAGAAAATCTCGATCAGCGGAAACTCAAAGGCCTCCATGCCAGCTACCGCCAATGCCTGGAGCAGGCTAACAGATTGCCCTCGTGAGCCAGTAAGCACAGCGGTACGCGTCATAGCCTGCAGCGGCATACACATCATTGGATTAAACAATGGTAAAGCACGCTACGCCCACGCGCCATTAAAAAACTGCCCATCTATTCGCCATGCGCCGGGGCGGCAGGCGAACTCAGCGCTTGCACAATCTCATGCGCGCCCTGCCTACCTAATTCAGCGGCGACACTCTGCCCAAGCGCTACCGCCTGCGCCAGCGTACTTGGCGTTGCTTGACCTTGCGCGCACAGAACCCGCCCACCATCAGGCGTTGCCACCTTCGCCTCTAAATGCAACAGCTCCCCCTCCCATTGAGCAAAAGCCGCCAATGGCACGTCACAACTACCGCCAAGCGAGCAAGACACAGCCCGTTCAGCCTCAACTGCGAAGGCCGTGCGGTGATGATGCAACGGCGCAAGCCAAGCTTCGACATCAGCACGCTCTGCACAAATTTCAATCCCCAGTGCGCCTTGTCCAGCAGCCGGCAAACTCTCACTCGGCTCCAGCAACAGGCGAATACGTTCACTCAAATCAAGCCGGATTAAGCCCGCAGCCGCCACGATAATCGCCGCATATTCACCGGCATCCAATTTATTCAGGCGGGTATCCAAATTGCCACGCAACGGGTGCACTTTAAGGTGCGGATAGCGCGCGCGCACCATTGCCTCGCGGCGCAAACTCGAGGTGCCAACCACGCTACCCGCTGGCAATCCAGCCAGCGACTCGTAATAAGGAGAAACAAAAGCATCGCGCGGATCCGCTCGCTCCAAAATAGCCGCCAGCTTAAGCCCCTCTGGCAATAACATCGGCACATCCTTTAACGAATGCACCGCAAGGTGAGCCCGGCCATCGGCCAGTGCATATTCAAGCTCTTTAACAAAAAGGCTCTTGCCACCGACCTTCGAGAGGGCACGGTCGAGAATCCGATCACCGCGCGTTGTCATGCCCAGGATTTCAATCTTTGTCGCTGGATATAATTTTTGCAACGCATCGCTGACATATTGAGCTTGCCACAGGGCTAAACGGCTTTGTCGCGAAGCAATCACTAGCGTGCTAGGTGCTCGTAACGGAGTTGACTTAGAATGCATTGCAACACAGGTAAATTAAAAATGAATGGTAGCACGCACTCGCTGCCTTTTTGCAAAAGAGCCGCTTAACTTTGTTCAGTTCACTAAGCTTTACAAACTCTTTCTATATGGATGATAAGCCACGCAGGGCTTGTTATAATCTAAAAATCTTTGAACTGCATAGGCCAGGTGGCCTATCCCCTCTATTGGCGATCTCAATGACCTCTCAGCTTAATAAAAAAGGCGAAGCATGGTCGGCTCGTTTTTCCGAACCGTTATCCGAACTCGTCCAGCGCTACACTTCATCGGTTTTTTTTGATAAACGGCTTGCCTTCGTCGATATCGAAGCGTCACTCGCCCACGCCACGATGCTGGCGGAATGCGCCATCATCAGCCTGGACGACCTCAACCAGATCAAGCGTGGGATGGCGCAAATCCGAGACGAAATAGAAGGCGGTGAATTCAACTGGCAGCTTATTTTAGAAGATGTCCATTTAAATATTGAAGCGCGCCTCACTACACTGATTGGCGACGCGGGTAAACGCTTGCATACTGGCCGCTCGCGCAATGATCAAATCGCGACGGATATGCGGCTCTGGTTACGCGGTGAAATCGATCACATCCATACGCTGCTAATTGAGTTGCGGCGTGTTCTGATCGACCTTGCCCAACATCACGTGGCGACGATTTTGCCCGGTTTTACGCATTTGCAAGTGGCTCAGCCCGTCACCTTTGGCCACCATTTACTGGCTTATGTCGAAATGCTGGCGCGCGACAGCGAACGTTTACTGGATTGCCGCAAGCGCGTTAACCATCTGCCCTTAGGCGCTGCTGCTCTGGCCGGCACCAGTTACCCGATTGATCGGCAGCGGGTTGCCGACTTACTTGGCTTTGATAAGCTATGCGCCAATTCACTCGATGCCGTTTCCGATCGAGATTTTACGATTGAATTCACAGCCGCAGCCGCTCTGATTATGACTCACCTCTCGCGTTTCTCTGAAGAACTGGTGCTGTGGATGAGCCCGCGCGTGGGGTTTATTGATTTAGCTGACCGTTTTTGTACCGGCTCATCGATCATGCCGCAAAAGAAGAACCCAGATATCCCCGAGCTCGCCCGTGGCAAGACTGGTCGCGTCAACGGCAACCTGATAGCGTTATTGACCTTGGTTAAAGGGCAGCCGCTGGCCTATAACAAAGACAATCAAGAAGATAAAGAGCCCCTATTTGATACCGTTGATACCATAACCGATACCTTGCGAATCTTTGCAGATATGGTAAGCGGCATTGAGGTCAAACCCGCAGCCATGCGCGCAGCAGCATTACAAGGGTATGCGACGGCCACGGATTTAGCCGATTATTTGGTCAAGCGCGGCGTACCGTTTCGCGATGCGCATGAAGCCGTGGCGCATGCAGTACGCGTTTGCGTCGAACGCGATTGTAATCTGACCGATCTCACACTGGCTGAGTTACGCGGTATCCTGCCGGAGAATGCATCCTTAATCGAGCCAGAGGTGTTTAGCTATTTAACGCTCGAAGGCTCAGTCGCAAGCCGCCGGCATCCAGGTGGCACCGCACCGGAACAAGTCCAGTTGGCACTTAATGCCGCTCGTGAAGCGCTTAAGTAACGTCAGTGCAAGTTGCCGCTTGCAAAGCGCTAAGTAACATCAGTGCAGATTGCCGCTTGCAAAGCGCCTAAGTAACGTCAGTTCGGATAGTGTAACCTGACGTTACTTAAACTTAATTCAACACTCTATTTGATGCACAGGTCATGCGCTGCGCACACAATCGACAAAATATTCAGCGCGCCCATTCACGGTCTCTGCCACCAGACCGTGAATATCCGTATAAAAACCCGGAAAATGCTGGTTAAATTCACGCGCAAATTGTAAATAACGGACAATCGCACGATTGAAGCGCTCGCCTGGGATTAACAATGGAATGCCCGGCGGATAAGGCGTTAATAGTACGCTCGTGACGCGGCCTTCGAGTTCATTAATCGGCACCCGATCGATTTCGCGGTGCGCGAGTTTGGCAAACGCATCAGCCGGCTTCATCGCAGGCTCCATATTGGACAGATACATCTCAGTGGTCATCCGGGCCACATCGTTTGACTTATAGACCGTATGAATCTGTTGACACAAATCCTGCAAGCCGACTTTTTCATAGGCCGGATAGCTGGCCACAAACTCCGGCAAGATGCGCCATAGCGGCTGATTACTGTCGTAGTCATCCTTAAATTGCTGGAGTTCGGTCACCATACTATTCCAGCGGCCTTTCGTAATGCCAATGGTAAACATGATGAAAAAAGAATAGAGTCCGGTTTTTTCAACAATGATGCCATGCTCAGCAAGATAGCGCGTTACTATCGCAGCGGGGATACCCGTCTCGCCAAATTCTCCGTCTACATTAAGACCTGGCGTGATAATCGTCGCCTTGATCGGGTCCAACATATTAAAACCTTCGGCAAGCGCGCCAAAGCCATGCCAACGGTCATTCGGCGCCAGCATCCAATCTTCACGGTCCCCGATGCCTTCTTCAGCTAAAGCGCCTGGCCCCCAAACCTCAAACCACCAATCAGCCTCATAGTCAGCCCCCACTTTGCGCATGGCACGGCGAAAATCAAGCGCCTCGGCAATCGATTCCTCGACCAGCGCAGTGCCACCAGGCGGCTCCATCATTGCAGCCGCCACATCACACGAGGCGATAATCGCGTATTGCGGGCTGGTTGAGGTATGCATCAGATACGCTTCGTTAAAGCGATGCCGATCAAACGTAGAATGCTCCGAATCTTGCACCACAATCTGCGATGCTTGCGAAATACCCGCCAGTAATTTATGCGTTGAATGCGTCGCAAAAACCAGTGCACCGGTGCGTGCGCGGCCAGCGCCAATCGCATGCATATCCCGGTAAAAGGGGTGAAACTCGGCATGTGGCAACCAAGCTTCGTCAAAATGCAACGTGTCCAGCAGATCTCCAAGCAGCTCTTTAATCATTTCAACGTTGTACACCACCCCATCATAGGTGCTTTGCGTGATGGTCAAGATCCGCGGCCGCACGAGTGGATTTTGCTTGAGCACCTCACGTGCAAACGGGTTAGCTTCAATCTTGCGGCGAATGTTTTCTGGCTTAAATTCATCCCGTGGAATGGGGCCGATAATCCCATAGTGATTGCGTGTGGGCGTTAAAAACACGGGGATCGCACCGGTCATTGTAATCGCGTGCAAAATCGATTTATGGCAATTGCGGTCAACCAAAACAATATCATCAGGCGCCACGGTTGCATGCCAAACAATCTTGTTAGAAGTCGATGTGCCGTTGGTGACAAAGAACACATGATCGGCGTTAAAAATGCGCGCGGCATTATGTTCAGAGGCGGCCACTGGACCCGTATGATCAAGTAATTGGCCCAATTCATCGACAGCATTGCACACATCAGCACGCAGCATGTTCTCACCAAAAAACTGATGGAACATCTGACCAATCGGACTTTTTAAAAACGCGACGCCCCCCGAGTGTCCTGGGCAATGCCATGAATATGAACTATCCGCAGCATAGTGGGTCAACGCCCGAAAAAACGGCGGCGCCAGCGAATTAAGGTAGCTTTTCGCCTCACGTATAATATGGCGCGCCACAAACTCCGGCGTGTCTTCAAACATATGAATAAAGCCGTGCAACTCGCGCAAGATATCGTTTGGAATATGCCGCGAGGTGCGCGTCTCGCCATACAAAAAAATCGGCAGATCGGCATTACGCCGGCGCACCTCGGCGATGAAAGCACGCAAGGCAATCAAAGCGCCCATGATTTCGCCATTTTCATCGACACCGCTGGCGCTGATTTCATCGTCATCAATTGAAAGAATGAAACACGAGGCGCGACTTGACTGTTGCGCAAAGGATGTCAGATCACCGTAACTCGTTAAGCCAAGCACCTCCATGCCTGCGCCTTCAATTGCTTCAGCCAATGCACGAATACCAGAGCCCGAAATATTTTCGGAGCGAAAATCTTCATCGATAATAACGACGGGAAAACGAAATTTCATTAAAGAGGTTTCTCAAAGACGAGGGAGAGAATTTCAAAGCGTGGATACCGGGTAGGTCTGCCCAAGATAGCAAGCACGCAGCGTTTTACTCAAACTTCAGCGGCCAAAGCCGCACATTAAACGCTTAAGCTTTGGGCAAAGTCACGCCTCTTTGCCCTTGATATTTTCCGTCACGATCACGATATGAGACCTCACATACCTCGTCGCTCTCAAAAAATAATACCTGCGCCACGCCTTCATTAGCGTAAATCTTGGCGGGCAGCGGTGTCGTATTAGAAAACTCCAGCGTCACAAAACCTTCCCATTCTGGCTCAAACGGCGTCACATTAACGATAATGCCACAGCGCGCATAGGTCGATTTTCCTAGGCAAACCGTCAAGACACTGCGCGGAATCCGAAAATACTCAACCGTACGCGCCAGCGCAAACGAATTGGGCGGAATAATACAAACGTCTCCCCTAAAATCAACAAACGATTTTTCATCAAAATTTTTCGGATCGACGATCGTTGAATTGATATTGGTGAAGATTTTAAATTCGTCCGCACACCGGATATCGTAGCCATAGCTTGAGGTGCCATAGCTGACAATCTTTTGGCCATCTTCGCCGAGACGAACTTGGTTCGCTGAAAACGGCTCGATCATCTTATGCGTTTCGGCCATACGCCGAATCCATTTATCGGATTTAATTGTCATTCGATGTGCTGAGAAGAGAAGTAAAAGCGACTATTTTACTTGATTGAAGCAGCTTGGTGGGACCCGCTACACATTCGCCGGCCTGGCGCTGAATGTGGTGCCTCGCTGCCGGCACCACCGCTGGCTGACTGCGGCTTAGCTTAACGCAGGTCCACGCTATAAAACAATAGCATGATTGCGCTTAATGCTTGCGCTGCCACTACCTGCCACTTCAAAACGCGGCGCTGACTTGACGCTGTTCAAGCATAGGGGACCCAACCTGCTTATGCCAAAGGCTCGCATAAATGCCATTTTTCGCCAACAAACTACCATGCGTGCCTTGCTCAGCAATCGCGCCATCTTTTAACACTAGGATCAAATCCGCATGTTGAATGGCTGATAGCCGATGAGCGATGATAAGCCGGGTGGTTTGAAGATAACGTTCATGCAAATGCTTAAAAATCGTCGCTTCAGTTTGCCCATCAAGGGCGGCTGTTGGCTCGTCTAAAAGGAGTAAATGACTTTGCCTCAAAAGTGCGCGGGCCAGCGTGACACGCTGCCGTTCCCCGCCTGAGAGTTTGTTACCGCGCTCACCAATTTGAGTTTCGAGCCCAGCAGCTGCAGCCGCAATCACTGGCGTGAGCGCCGCTGTGCTGATGGCCCGCGTAAGCTCTGCCTCTGATGCATGCGGACAAGCAAAATTGATGTTTTCGCGTAACGACCGATCGAGCAAATGCGCGTCCTGAGTGGCATAACTGACCGACTGACGCAACTTTTGCTCAGAAAACGATTCGATCGGTCGACCATCAATCAAAATCGCT
Encoded here:
- a CDS encoding uroporphyrinogen-III synthase translates to MPLQAMTRTAVLTGSRGQSVSLLQALAVAGMEAFEFPLIEIFSTNDHTLLAKAFAVLEQYALVIFVSPAAIEFASAHLPLQWPAMVPIAVVGPGSVRALKQYGIAAPLQRVIAPAQRSADQAVRYDSEALAAALDQTLGLASLNGRSVLIVRGDSGREWLADTLRAEGAQIEVVSAYRRALPVPTLAQWTRVRALLAGEPHAWLLTSSQGVRNLERLAQAHLSEAEQSALKRSPIIVPHARIAECADAAGFVTITQCHAGDESIARALLFSTS
- the hemC gene encoding hydroxymethylbilane synthase, whose translation is MHSKSTPLRAPSTLVIASRQSRLALWQAQYVSDALQKLYPATKIEILGMTTRGDRILDRALSKVGGKSLFVKELEYALADGRAHLAVHSLKDVPMLLPEGLKLAAILERADPRDAFVSPYYESLAGLPAGSVVGTSSLRREAMVRARYPHLKVHPLRGNLDTRLNKLDAGEYAAIIVAAAGLIRLDLSERIRLLLEPSESLPAAGQGALGIEICAERADVEAWLAPLHHHRTAFAVEAERAVSCSLGGSCDVPLAAFAQWEGELLHLEAKVATPDGGRVLCAQGQATPSTLAQAVALGQSVAAELGRQGAHEIVQALSSPAAPAHGE
- a CDS encoding arginine/lysine/ornithine decarboxylase; this encodes MKFRFPVVIIDEDFRSENISGSGIRALAEAIEGAGMEVLGLTSYGDLTSFAQQSSRASCFILSIDDDEISASGVDENGEIMGALIALRAFIAEVRRRNADLPIFLYGETRTSRHIPNDILRELHGFIHMFEDTPEFVARHIIREAKSYLNSLAPPFFRALTHYAADSSYSWHCPGHSGGVAFLKSPIGQMFHQFFGENMLRADVCNAVDELGQLLDHTGPVAASEHNAARIFNADHVFFVTNGTSTSNKIVWHATVAPDDIVLVDRNCHKSILHAITMTGAIPVFLTPTRNHYGIIGPIPRDEFKPENIRRKIEANPFAREVLKQNPLVRPRILTITQSTYDGVVYNVEMIKELLGDLLDTLHFDEAWLPHAEFHPFYRDMHAIGAGRARTGALVFATHSTHKLLAGISQASQIVVQDSEHSTFDRHRFNEAYLMHTSTSPQYAIIASCDVAAAMMEPPGGTALVEESIAEALDFRRAMRKVGADYEADWWFEVWGPGALAEEGIGDREDWMLAPNDRWHGFGALAEGFNMLDPIKATIITPGLNVDGEFGETGIPAAIVTRYLAEHGIIVEKTGLYSFFIMFTIGITKGRWNSMVTELQQFKDDYDSNQPLWRILPEFVASYPAYEKVGLQDLCQQIHTVYKSNDVARMTTEMYLSNMEPAMKPADAFAKLAHREIDRVPINELEGRVTSVLLTPYPPGIPLLIPGERFNRAIVRYLQFAREFNQHFPGFYTDIHGLVAETVNGRAEYFVDCVRSA
- a CDS encoding uroporphyrinogen-III C-methyltransferase, which produces MTDHKNLTQEASSKVPAKPASGAQPFLSAPAATKPQRAAGMLWLWLIWLLTVAGGLAGGYVLHQKFKSENTQLIERQQTNERALIEAGIKSQQALDTLGQVQMQLVQLTGKLDETQTRQQALESLSQKLTQSRDDWMLAEVEQTLAFANEQLQLTGNAQRVLVTLHNADTQLAASTSPRALAVRKALGRDLEALKATPHIDLMGLALKLDAVLALVDTLPLAGEAAVPLAVPTANSESPTERKPPLWQIGWQRFKAGVMQQLASFVQVRRLDHADTLFVAPDQGYFLRENLKLRLLAARLSLFARNAVQLKADVQGVTAALTRYFDAASAHTSSALESIKQIEQASADVALPSLEASLQAVRQQKSGS
- the dcd gene encoding dCTP deaminase; protein product: MTIKSDKWIRRMAETHKMIEPFSANQVRLGEDGQKIVSYGTSSYGYDIRCADEFKIFTNINSTIVDPKNFDEKSFVDFRGDVCIIPPNSFALARTVEYFRIPRSVLTVCLGKSTYARCGIIVNVTPFEPEWEGFVTLEFSNTTPLPAKIYANEGVAQVLFFESDEVCEVSYRDRDGKYQGQRGVTLPKA
- the argH gene encoding argininosuccinate lyase, giving the protein MTSQLNKKGEAWSARFSEPLSELVQRYTSSVFFDKRLAFVDIEASLAHATMLAECAIISLDDLNQIKRGMAQIRDEIEGGEFNWQLILEDVHLNIEARLTTLIGDAGKRLHTGRSRNDQIATDMRLWLRGEIDHIHTLLIELRRVLIDLAQHHVATILPGFTHLQVAQPVTFGHHLLAYVEMLARDSERLLDCRKRVNHLPLGAAALAGTSYPIDRQRVADLLGFDKLCANSLDAVSDRDFTIEFTAAAALIMTHLSRFSEELVLWMSPRVGFIDLADRFCTGSSIMPQKKNPDIPELARGKTGRVNGNLIALLTLVKGQPLAYNKDNQEDKEPLFDTVDTITDTLRIFADMVSGIEVKPAAMRAAALQGYATATDLADYLVKRGVPFRDAHEAVAHAVRVCVERDCNLTDLTLAELRGILPENASLIEPEVFSYLTLEGSVASRRHPGGTAPEQVQLALNAAREALK